DNA from Cystobacter fuscus DSM 2262:
GCCTCGATCATCTCCCGGGCCTCTTCCTCGGGCGCGCGGGCAAGCGACTCGAGCTGGGTGGCGAAGTGCTCCAGGTACATGCGCATGGCGTCGAGCGTGTAGAGCGACTCGGCGTGTTCGCGCTCACCGGCCTGCAACCGCTCCAGGTGGAAGCGGACCTGCTCGGACAGGGCGCCGAGCGCCTCGCTCTCGCGCATGGCGCGCACGGCCTCGTGGGCCTCGAGCAGCTTCTCGCGCAAGCCCGAGATGGGCAGCTCCAGGAGGGGCTCCAGCGCGAAGCCCTCGGCCACGGGCTCGCGGGGGATGAGCGCGTCGGCCTGGACCTCGAAGCGCTCCTCGCGGGTGTAGAGCTGGAACAGGCGCAAGAGGGACTGGGGGCCGCGGATGATGGCGTCGGAGAGCACCTGGCCCACGTGCTCCTCCAGGTAGCGCTTGAGGGGCCGAGCGCCCAGGCGAGCGTCGAAGGCGTCCTCCACGATGCGCCGCTTCACCGCGTCGTCCGCGGACACGAAGATGTTGCGCGAGGTGAGCCCCTGCCGCGCGAGCAGCCGCGCGAGTTCCTTCTCGACGACCTTCTCCCCCACCTCGCGCGAGAGCGGCGAGAAGTGGACGATGCGATCGATGCGGTTGAAGAGCTCGGGGGGAAAGAAGTCGCGCACGGCCCGGTCCGCCTCGAGCGCGAGGGTGCGCGCGTCCGGCTCGCCGATGCCCACGGGCGGCTTGCGCCGGGCGCCCAGGTTGCTCGTCATCACGATGACGGTGTGCGTGAAGTCCGTGGTGTCGCCCGAGGCATCCGTCAGGCGGCCCTCGTCGAAGAGCTGCAGGAGCAAGTAGAGCAGCGAGGCGTGAGCCTTCTCGATCTCATCCAACAACACGAGGGAGAAGGGCTGCTCGCGGATGAGCCGGGTCAGATGGCCCTCGGGCCGCCACGGATCCCCGGTGAGTCGGGCGACGGCGTCCGGCGTCTGGAACTCGGCCATGTCGAGCCGGATCATCCGCGAGGCATCGCCATACAGGTAGCTGGCCAGCGCGCGCGCGAGCTCCGTCTTGCCCGTGCCGGTGGGGCCGGTGAAGAGATAGACGCCGTAGGGCCTGAGGGGATCGGTGAGCCCGGCATGGATGCGCGCGACGAGATCGCACGCCTCGCGCACGGCGTCCGGCTGGCCCATCACCTTGCGCGAGAGGGCCTCGTGGACCTCCTCGGGCGCCAGGGGTTCCCGGGCGCTGAGCAGGGTGGATGGCAGCCCGGTGCGGCCCGCCAGGTGCGTGAAGAGCGCCTCCACGCCGAGCGTGCGGCCCTCGCTCTGGGAGCCCGTGGCCAGCTCGCGCAGCAGATCCAACGCCTTGCCGGGAAGCGCGGCGCCGGGGAACAGGGACGAGGCCTGTTCGAGCAGCACGGGGAACAGGAGGGGATGCCAGGTCAGCGAGTGTTTGGACTCCAGCTCGCGCGCCTCGTGCAGCAACATGCGCAGCGTCTCGTCGGCGCTCGTCGGGCGCACGTGCACCTGGGTGAAGAGCGCGGCGAAGGACGGCGCGTCCGACTCCAGCCGCTGGAGCTGCTCGGGCGTCACCGCGCCCACCAGGGTGATCTCCCCCCGCGCGAGCGCCCCCTGGAAGAACAGCGCGAGGTGGGTGTCACTGTCCCGCGTGCGGCCCAGGAGGCCAAAGGCCTGGAGATCCTCGACGAAGAGGATGCGGCGCCCTCCCCTGGCGTCCTCCAGCACCTGGAGGCAGCGCTGCTCCCAATCCCCGACGTAGCTCATGCCGGCGATGAGTCGCTTGCCGGCGATCGTCCACACCTCGGTCACCTTGTCGAGGTTGCGGTGGGTCTGGAAGCCGTCGGTGTCGAGCTGATCGGCGACGAAGTGCTTGAGCAGGGTCCGCTTGCCACACCCTGGGGGCCCGACGAGCAGCACGGGCGTGCGCCGCTCTCCGCCGAGCAACAGTTGCAACTGCTCGCGATAGGGCACGCGGGGCATGCCGATCGCCAACGAGCCCTCGGCCGCCTGGAGCGTGAGGTTCGTGCCCAGGGTGTGCAGCACCCGAGTGCCGCCCCCCTTCTTCGGGCGCTTCTTGCCCTTGCCGGGCCGATCCTCCACCTCCAGGTCCGCCCAGGGACCCTTCTTCGCGCCGAGCTGGTCGAGCAGTGTCGGAGGCTGGGCGACGAACGAGAACGCCTTGAGACTGTCCTTGCGGTTGGAGCGCAGCGACTCGAGTTCCTCGGACTCCAGCCGTGCCCAGGCGTGGGTGAAGAACACCTTCGCCTGCTCCTCCAGGGACAGGCCCGCCTCGACGGCGAACCACTCCTGCTGGCGCGAGGGATGGTAGGCGATCAACAGGGGCTCGCTCCGGGTGCGCCAGCGCGGCTCGAGGATCAACGGAAACAGGCCGGAGAGCCGGGGCGTATCGGTTCCCGAGCGCACGCGCTTGAAATCCAGCTCCAACTGCACGCGCTCCAGCCGGATGCCGCGAGGCAACTGGAAGCACGCCAGCTCTCGCGGGGGCAGCTCGCCCAGGAGGCCGCGCAGGTCCTCCACGAGTTTCTGTTGAAGCTTGACCGCGCCCTTCCCCTCGCGGCTGCGGGTATACGGACCGAGTCCGAGCGTGGTCCACCGCATGGCCCCCGAGGCACTCCGGCTCTGGTAGACGGCGAGGGTCAGGTTCATGGCGTGGCGGCTCGGAGCGCGTCGAGGACGACGGAGGGAGTGCTCTCGGGATCGAAGCTTCCCGAGCGCTCCAGGTGCAGGAGATGTTCGAGCAGGAGGTGCTCCCAGTCCTGGAAATACCCCCGGGCACCGAGCGAGACGGTTCGCGCGCCGTCGCAGAGGACGACGTCTCCCCCGGGCTGGTGCTCACGCACGGCGGGCATCAATCGCAGCTCCTTGAGAGGAACGGGGGCGGGCGGGGCGATGGCGGGCAGCTCCAGCTCCTTCTGGGACAGGTGGGGCCTCATCGCCACGGGTTGGACGGTGAGCAGGACGGGCTCGTCGCGCGGTGTGGGGGGAAAGCGGTGCAGTCCGGCCTCGAGCGCCAGGAACGAGCCGGCATAGGGGCCGCTGACCGACAACAACACCTCGTGGAACGCGCGCTCGGGCTCGCCGAGGGCCCGCATCAACGCCTCGGCGGAGAGGACCTCGTCGCGCCACCGGCGCTTGTCGTCCTTGTGGTGACGGACGGCGGAGAGGCGGCCACCGGCCACCCACCCGCGGCGGGGCAGTTCCTCGAGCAGCGGCGACAGCCAGGCGTCGAGCGCCCGCGTCTCCCCCGCCTCCTGGACGATGAGCGTGATGCCATCGCGCTGGGGCTGCGAGGCGAGCAGCACCGAGGGCAGCATCCGGCGCAAGGCGCGCGACTGCTCCCGGGCGTCCTCCACGAAGGGGGAGATGTCCTGTTGCTCGAAGAGGGCCAGCAGCGCCAGCTCCTCGGCGGCCGAGAGCGCCGCGCGCAGCCGCTGGACCTGGGCCCAGA
Protein-coding regions in this window:
- a CDS encoding AAA family ATPase, coding for MNLTLAVYQSRSASGAMRWTTLGLGPYTRSREGKGAVKLQQKLVEDLRGLLGELPPRELACFQLPRGIRLERVQLELDFKRVRSGTDTPRLSGLFPLILEPRWRTRSEPLLIAYHPSRQQEWFAVEAGLSLEEQAKVFFTHAWARLESEELESLRSNRKDSLKAFSFVAQPPTLLDQLGAKKGPWADLEVEDRPGKGKKRPKKGGGTRVLHTLGTNLTLQAAEGSLAIGMPRVPYREQLQLLLGGERRTPVLLVGPPGCGKRTLLKHFVADQLDTDGFQTHRNLDKVTEVWTIAGKRLIAGMSYVGDWEQRCLQVLEDARGGRRILFVEDLQAFGLLGRTRDSDTHLALFFQGALARGEITLVGAVTPEQLQRLESDAPSFAALFTQVHVRPTSADETLRMLLHEARELESKHSLTWHPLLFPVLLEQASSLFPGAALPGKALDLLRELATGSQSEGRTLGVEALFTHLAGRTGLPSTLLSAREPLAPEEVHEALSRKVMGQPDAVREACDLVARIHAGLTDPLRPYGVYLFTGPTGTGKTELARALASYLYGDASRMIRLDMAEFQTPDAVARLTGDPWRPEGHLTRLIREQPFSLVLLDEIEKAHASLLYLLLQLFDEGRLTDASGDTTDFTHTVIVMTSNLGARRKPPVGIGEPDARTLALEADRAVRDFFPPELFNRIDRIVHFSPLSREVGEKVVEKELARLLARQGLTSRNIFVSADDAVKRRIVEDAFDARLGARPLKRYLEEHVGQVLSDAIIRGPQSLLRLFQLYTREERFEVQADALIPREPVAEGFALEPLLELPISGLREKLLEAHEAVRAMRESEALGALSEQVRFHLERLQAGEREHAESLYTLDAMRMYLEHFATQLESLARAPEEEAREMIEAQRFNLFDRRALAPVRTATREQLLDALAEVYFLQRVLRGLARPDQHTVMLELLPLGQWRRGATSGSLLTRWLCTAYAHSRGAIESFAAHLPGGAVVSGGLRQLREFLHASTVEPVHAAIKLVGPGIRPFLDGESGLHVWQSSGRLPEIVKVRVHDAQAPAPAVLLAGHGARLQAFHQARQEGVRPLPEDPEAAMPVVRAYRFEPPARQGQAELELDDYLLTYSGTHRVRSPAEALPVLWRLRMSQNPASPERGGRHE